In Nocardioides conyzicola, one genomic interval encodes:
- a CDS encoding substrate-binding domain-containing protein has protein sequence MATHRRTGRAAALALALSGALLLAACSQEDPQDASDLVANAQAQDYAAQQASQRQIAKANKALPDRPAGQLDIDGTTTFTLTNDEVGRYNATGTSSTINVGNHTQDEAFQELCAGKIDLVNSERRITRSEWEACQAVGLDVVQFQIASDGIVVAVKSESDVGGDCLSTDQVQEVWRAGSPITNWKQLGLDDIPMAVGGPSSTGFPVEFSEFGKTVLGSPSPSQTDLRSDYYSYDRFSQARTFLNGGTRRAKLAQAYPDRARQLGLRKSELISSRQVLVDAQDELRTAKAERAKGIRDKRTPAAQAKDIARVSAAQVAVDKATDDVRAAKTRYAAAKHSADTAASARRAVERSVGHVIYARFSSYELFEEELRPFEITLPDGHRNCVFPSQTTIASGVYPLSTQVLMTTTTRSLERKEVQGFLKDYLTSAQSAAKDAAMISLTDATIQAELNWVDGSTQPELVVPDPDETEPADPDETAEPGAPAR, from the coding sequence GGACTACGCGGCCCAGCAGGCCTCGCAGCGCCAGATCGCCAAGGCCAACAAGGCGCTCCCGGACCGTCCCGCGGGCCAGCTCGACATCGACGGGACGACCACGTTCACCCTGACCAACGACGAGGTCGGCCGCTACAACGCGACCGGCACGTCGTCCACGATCAACGTCGGCAACCACACCCAGGACGAGGCGTTCCAGGAGCTGTGCGCGGGCAAGATCGACCTCGTCAACTCGGAGCGACGGATCACCCGTAGCGAGTGGGAGGCCTGCCAGGCCGTCGGGCTCGACGTCGTCCAGTTCCAGATCGCGTCCGACGGCATCGTCGTCGCGGTCAAGTCGGAGTCCGACGTGGGCGGCGACTGCCTCAGCACCGACCAGGTCCAGGAGGTCTGGCGTGCCGGGTCGCCGATCACGAACTGGAAGCAGCTGGGCCTCGACGACATCCCGATGGCGGTCGGCGGGCCGTCCTCCACCGGGTTCCCGGTGGAGTTCTCCGAGTTCGGCAAGACCGTCCTGGGCTCGCCCTCCCCCAGCCAGACCGACCTGAGGTCCGACTACTACAGCTACGACCGCTTCTCCCAAGCCCGCACGTTCCTCAACGGCGGCACCCGGCGCGCCAAGCTCGCCCAGGCCTACCCCGACCGCGCCCGCCAGCTGGGGCTCCGCAAGTCCGAGCTGATCTCGTCCCGGCAGGTACTCGTCGACGCCCAGGACGAGCTGCGCACGGCCAAGGCCGAGCGGGCCAAGGGCATCCGGGACAAGCGCACCCCCGCGGCCCAGGCCAAGGACATCGCCCGCGTCAGCGCGGCCCAGGTCGCCGTCGACAAGGCGACCGACGACGTCCGGGCGGCGAAGACCCGGTACGCCGCGGCCAAGCACTCCGCGGACACCGCCGCCTCGGCTCGCCGCGCGGTCGAGCGCAGCGTGGGGCACGTGATCTACGCACGGTTCAGCTCCTACGAGCTCTTCGAGGAGGAGCTGCGGCCCTTCGAGATCACCCTGCCCGACGGGCACCGCAACTGCGTCTTCCCCAGCCAGACCACGATCGCGAGCGGTGTCTACCCGCTCTCGACCCAGGTCCTGATGACCACGACGACGCGGTCGCTGGAGCGCAAGGAGGTCCAGGGCTTCCTCAAGGACTACCTGACCTCCGCGCAGTCCGCCGCCAAGGACGCCGCCATGATCAGCCTCACGGACGCGACGATCCAGGCCGAGCTCAACTGGGTCGACGGCAGCACCCAGCCCGAGCTCGTGGTGCCCGACCCGGACGAGACCGAGCCCGCGGACCCGGACGAGACGGCAGAGCCGGGCGCGCCGGCACGATGA
- a CDS encoding NUDIX domain-containing protein, whose product MSGLPKRQRVAAYAVILRDGAMLLSRLAPTVTPDELWTLPGGGLDHGEDPRDAVVREIHEETGLDAVVGETARVYSAHLPGVWRDGRRVDAHALRIVYEGWVSPDAPPPQVLEVGGSTMAAAWQSVADVLDGSVPVVPMVLEALADHRPFRHQRLGAYALVRRDGAVLLTRISARGFHTGSWTLPGGGVDHGESPRSAVLRELREECGLDGSVGELVAVHDDHFSGTAPSGRYEDFHAVALAFDVVVDDAAEPVLTEVDGTTDAVAWVPVTDIESGAVPVLDLVREALRSPTT is encoded by the coding sequence ATGAGCGGGTTGCCGAAGCGCCAGCGCGTCGCGGCGTACGCCGTGATCCTGCGCGACGGTGCGATGCTGCTGAGCAGGCTCGCTCCGACCGTCACCCCGGACGAGCTGTGGACGCTGCCCGGCGGCGGCCTCGACCACGGTGAGGACCCCCGCGACGCGGTGGTGCGCGAGATCCACGAGGAGACCGGGCTGGACGCCGTCGTCGGCGAGACGGCCCGGGTCTACTCCGCCCACCTGCCCGGCGTGTGGCGCGACGGCCGCCGGGTGGACGCCCATGCGCTGCGGATCGTCTACGAGGGCTGGGTGTCGCCGGACGCCCCGCCGCCGCAGGTCTTGGAGGTCGGCGGCTCGACGATGGCCGCGGCCTGGCAGTCGGTGGCCGACGTGCTCGACGGCAGCGTGCCGGTCGTCCCCATGGTGCTCGAGGCGCTCGCCGACCACCGACCGTTCCGGCACCAGCGCCTCGGCGCCTACGCCCTGGTCCGTCGTGACGGCGCGGTCCTCCTCACCCGGATCTCCGCTCGCGGCTTCCACACGGGCTCCTGGACCCTGCCCGGCGGTGGCGTCGACCACGGCGAGTCGCCGCGCAGCGCCGTGCTCCGCGAGCTGCGGGAGGAGTGCGGCCTCGACGGCTCCGTCGGCGAGCTGGTCGCGGTGCACGACGACCACTTCAGCGGTACGGCGCCGTCGGGTCGCTACGAGGACTTCCACGCCGTCGCACTGGCCTTCGACGTCGTCGTCGACGACGCTGCGGAGCCGGTGCTCACCGAGGTCGACGGCACCACCGACGCGGTCGCCTGGGTGCCGGTCACGGACATCGAGTCCGGTGCGGTGCCCGTCCTGGACCTGGTGCGCGAGGCGCTCCGGAGTCCCACGACCTAG
- a CDS encoding geranylgeranyl reductase family protein → MSTPTQTDVLVVGAGPAGSAAAAWAARGGAEVVLADAAVFPRDKTCGDGLTPRAIGELSRLGLEDWLRAHTVNQGLRAHGFGQTLLLPWPGGTLPDWGSAVARTELDDHLRTTAIKSGVTAVEGHRAVDVRRDGDRVSAVVFRTDAGPVEIRCNRLVVADGVRSPLGKVLGREWHRETVYGVAGRSYVASGMSDDPWISSHLELRNEEGKILSGYGWIFPLGTGEVNLGVGTLATAKRPADLAVKPLMAHYASELREEFQLGDELRMPTSALLPMGGAVSNVAGPNWALVGDAAACVNPLNGEGIDYGLETGRLVAEMMSERDDLARAWPALLRDHYGESFSIARRLAGLVTVPHLLPALGPVGMRSDWLMTLALRWMGNLVTDEDRDRAARVWRWAGRRSLARDHRPPFQ, encoded by the coding sequence GTGAGCACCCCGACCCAGACCGACGTCCTCGTCGTCGGCGCCGGCCCGGCCGGGTCGGCGGCAGCAGCGTGGGCGGCGCGCGGAGGCGCCGAGGTGGTGCTCGCCGACGCGGCGGTCTTCCCCCGCGACAAGACCTGCGGCGACGGGCTCACCCCGCGCGCGATCGGTGAGCTCAGCCGCCTCGGGCTCGAGGACTGGCTGCGCGCGCACACCGTCAACCAGGGGCTCCGGGCACACGGCTTCGGCCAGACGCTGCTGCTGCCCTGGCCGGGCGGCACCCTCCCGGACTGGGGCTCGGCCGTCGCCCGCACCGAGCTCGACGACCACCTGCGCACCACCGCCATCAAGTCCGGCGTGACCGCCGTGGAGGGGCACCGGGCGGTCGACGTCCGGCGCGACGGCGACCGGGTGTCGGCCGTGGTCTTCCGGACCGACGCCGGCCCGGTGGAGATCCGGTGCAACCGGCTCGTCGTCGCCGACGGCGTCCGCTCCCCGCTCGGCAAGGTGCTCGGGCGCGAGTGGCACCGCGAGACCGTGTACGGCGTCGCCGGCCGCTCGTACGTCGCCTCCGGGATGTCCGACGACCCGTGGATCAGCTCGCACCTCGAGCTGCGCAACGAGGAGGGGAAGATCCTGTCCGGCTACGGCTGGATCTTCCCGCTGGGGACGGGCGAGGTGAACCTCGGCGTCGGCACCCTGGCCACCGCCAAGCGACCCGCCGACCTCGCGGTCAAGCCGCTGATGGCGCACTACGCCAGCGAGCTGCGTGAGGAGTTCCAGCTCGGTGACGAGCTGCGGATGCCCACCTCGGCGTTGCTGCCGATGGGGGGCGCCGTCTCGAACGTCGCCGGCCCCAACTGGGCGCTGGTCGGCGACGCCGCCGCGTGCGTGAACCCGCTCAACGGCGAGGGCATCGACTACGGCCTCGAGACCGGTCGGCTCGTCGCCGAGATGATGAGCGAGCGCGACGACCTGGCGCGGGCCTGGCCGGCCCTGCTCCGCGACCACTACGGCGAGTCCTTCTCGATCGCTCGCCGGCTCGCGGGCCTGGTCACCGTCCCGCACCTGCTGCCGGCGCTCGGTCCGGTCGGCATGCGCTCCGACTGGCTGATGACGCTCGCGCTGCGGTGGATGGGCAACCTGGTCACCGACGAGGACCGCGACCGCGCGGCCCGGGTCTGGCGCTGGGCCGGCCGTCGCTCCCTCGCCCGTGACCACCGGCCGCCCTTCCAATGA